The Thermosynechococcus sp. genome has a segment encoding these proteins:
- the petA gene encoding cytochrome f, translating into MKRFFKSLTLAIALAASVLFWSPPAQAYPFYAQQGYDSPREATGRIVCANCHLAAKPIQVEVPQAVTPDSVFEAVVKIPYDTSVQQVLGDGSKGGLNVGAVLMLPEGFKIAPPDRLPEELQAKTSGIYYQPYSDDKQNIILVGPLPGEQYQEIVFPVLAPNPVTDKSIHFGKYSVHAGGNRGRGQVYPNGEKSNNNVFTAPIAGTITSITANPDGSTAVVITPEGGEAVTETIPAGPELIVREGQTVTAGEALTNNPNVGGFGQKDTEIVLQDPNRIKWLLVFFAAITLSQILLVLKKKQVEKVQAAEMSF; encoded by the coding sequence ATGAAACGCTTTTTCAAGTCTTTAACGCTGGCGATCGCCCTTGCCGCCAGTGTACTTTTTTGGTCACCGCCAGCGCAGGCCTATCCATTCTATGCCCAGCAGGGATACGACAGTCCGCGGGAAGCCACCGGTCGGATTGTCTGTGCCAATTGCCACTTAGCTGCTAAGCCCATCCAAGTCGAAGTGCCCCAAGCCGTTACCCCCGATTCTGTTTTTGAAGCGGTGGTGAAAATTCCCTACGATACCAGCGTGCAACAGGTGCTGGGGGATGGTTCCAAAGGTGGGCTCAACGTGGGTGCAGTTCTCATGCTGCCAGAGGGCTTCAAAATTGCCCCCCCCGATCGCCTCCCCGAGGAGCTGCAAGCCAAAACCAGCGGCATTTACTACCAACCCTACAGTGACGATAAGCAAAACATTATTCTGGTGGGGCCGCTACCGGGGGAGCAGTATCAGGAAATTGTTTTCCCTGTCCTCGCCCCCAATCCTGTGACGGATAAATCCATCCACTTCGGTAAATACTCTGTCCATGCCGGGGGCAACCGCGGTCGCGGCCAAGTCTATCCCAATGGCGAAAAGAGCAACAACAATGTCTTTACTGCACCGATCGCGGGCACGATTACTAGTATTACCGCCAACCCCGATGGCAGCACAGCAGTGGTGATCACGCCAGAGGGCGGGGAAGCAGTGACGGAAACCATTCCTGCCGGTCCTGAGCTCATTGTCCGTGAAGGCCAAACGGTGACTGCCGGCGAAGCCTTAACCAACAATCCCAATGTGGGCGGTTTTGGCCAAAAGGATACGGAAATTGTCCTTCAGGATCCCAACCGCATTAAGTGGTTGCTGGTCTTCTTTGCCGCAATTACCCTTTCGCAGATTCTCCTGGTTCTGAAGAAGAAACAGGTGGAGAAAGTGCAAGCAGCGGAGATGAGTTTCTAG
- the petC gene encoding cytochrome b6-f complex iron-sulfur subunit: MAQVSGMSDVPDMGRRQFMNLLTFGTITGTALGALYPVVKYFIPPSRGGTGGGVVAKDALGNDIKVSEYLEKHLPGDRSLAQGIKGDPTYVIVTEDHQIANYGLNAVCTHLGCVVPWNVSENKFICPCHGSQYDSTGKVVRGPAPLSLALVNATVTEDDKLVFTPWTETDFRTGKEPWWT, from the coding sequence ATGGCTCAAGTTTCTGGAATGTCCGATGTGCCCGATATGGGGCGGCGACAATTTATGAACCTGCTGACGTTTGGTACCATCACCGGTACGGCGTTGGGCGCTCTTTACCCTGTCGTCAAGTACTTCATTCCGCCCTCCAGGGGGGGCACAGGAGGGGGGGTGGTTGCCAAGGATGCCTTGGGCAACGATATTAAGGTTTCCGAGTATCTCGAAAAGCATTTGCCGGGCGATCGCTCCCTTGCCCAAGGAATTAAAGGGGATCCTACCTATGTGATTGTTACCGAAGATCACCAAATCGCCAACTATGGCTTAAACGCTGTCTGTACCCACCTTGGCTGTGTGGTGCCTTGGAATGTGAGTGAAAACAAGTTTATTTGCCCCTGCCATGGCTCCCAATACGACAGCACGGGTAAAGTGGTGCGCGGCCCTGCTCCCCTTTCTTTGGCATTGGTGAATGCCACGGTGACAGAAGATGACAAACTCGTGTTTACCCCTTGGACGGAAACCGATTTCCGTACCGGCAAGGAACCTTGGTGGACGTAA